In Blastococcus saxobsidens DD2, the genomic stretch TCTGGGCGTCCTCCTGGATCCCGCGGCGGACCGCCTCTACATCGTCTCGACGCTGGTGGCGCTGGCCCTGCGCGACGTCGTGCCGGTCTGGATGATGGCGCTGCTCCTGGGCCGGGAGGTCGTCCTCGGCGTCATGCTGCTGGTCCTGCGGGCTCACGGCTGGCCGCCGCTGCAGGTGCACTACCTGGGCAAGGCGGCCACGCTGCTGCTGCTCTACGCCTTCCCGGGTCTCCTGCTGGCCGACGGCGACGGGCTCCTGGCGACCCTCGCCGCGCCGTTCGCCTGGGCCCTCGCCATCTGGGGCACCGCGCTGTACCTGCTCGCGGGGGTCTTCTACGTCATCCAGGTGGTCGGACTGCTGGCCGCCGAGCGGTCGGCGGGCCGCGGACGCCGGTCGTGACCGGCCGACGACCCGCGGGCGGCGTGCGGTCGCTGGGCGCCTCGCTGCTCGACGACGTCCTCGCCGAGACGCTGGACCCGGCGTACGCCCAGGCGGCCGCCGCGCGGGACGCCCGCGGGGAACCGCCGCGCCGCCGGCGCGGGCGGGTGCTGATCGCCTTGACGATGGCCGTGGCCGGCCTGCTCGCCGCGGTCACGTACGACCAGGCCGCCGACCGGGCGCAGGGCCGGCAGGAGATCCGCGCCGCCTTGGTGCGCGACATCCAGCAGGCGTCGTCGGTCAGCGACGAACTGGTCGACCAGCTCGCCGAGTTCCGGACCGAGGTGAGCCGGACCAGCGACGAGCTGCTCGACGCCACCGTGGTGGGGCAGCGGGCACGGGACGCCCTGGCACGGGCCGAGCAGGGCACCGCGGCCGTCGCCGTCACCGGCCCCGGGCTGCTCGTCACCCTGGCCAATGCCGAGGCGGAGGCCGACGACGACCTCGTGGGCGGCGGTTCGGCGGTGGTCGACCCCCTCGGCCGGGTCCAGGACGGGGACCTGCAGCGGGTGGTCAACGCCCTCTGGGCCGCCGGCGCGGAGGCGATCAGCATCAACGGCCAGCGGCTGGGGCCCACCAGCGCCATCCGCTTCGCCGGAGAGGCGGTCCTGGTCAACTTCCGGCCGGTCACCGACCCGTACGAGATCAGTGCCGTCGGCGACCCGGACGAGCTCGCCAACGCCTTCCTCCTCAACCCGCAGGTCCAGGCCCTGGCCGAGGACTCGCTCAACTTCGGGCTCCGTTTCGACTTCGCCAAGGAGGACGAGCTGTCCCTGCCCGCCGCCAGCCCGCCCGAGCTCCGCTCCGCCGAACCGGTCGGTCCCCGCGCGGCCACCGGTGCCGACCCCACCCCCGGAGGCTGACGCCGTGATCCCCATCCTCGGACTGGCGGCAGGCGTCCTCCTGGGGCTGCTGTTCGACCCCACGGTCCCGCTCTGGCTGCAGCCCTACCTGCCGATCGCCGTGGTCGCCGCGCTGGACGCGGTGTTCGGCGGCTTCCGCGCCCGGCTCGACGGCATCTTCGACGCCAAGGTCTTCGTCATCTCGTTCGTCTCCAACGTCGTGGTCGCCGCGCTCATCGTCTTCCTCGGCGACCAGCTCGGGGTCGGCGCCCAGCTGTCGACGGCGGTCGTCGTCGTGCTCGGCATCCGCATCTTCGGCAACGCCGCGGCCATCCGGCGGCACGTCTTCCGGGCATGACCGACGCCGAGCGGTCCGACGCCCCGGCGCCTGCCGACGATGCGGTCGGCGGGGCTCCTCCCGGGGAGCCGCCGGCCACCGCGACGGTGCGGCGGCGGGGCCGTGACCCGCTGGCCGCTGCGCTGATCGGCGTCCTGACCCTGCTGCTGGGTTTCGCGCTCGCCGTCCAGGTCCGCAACGCGGACGAGGCGCAGATGCTCGCCGGTGCACGGGAGGAGGACCTCGTGCGCATCCTCGACGAGCTCGACAGCCGGGAGGACCGGCTGCGGTCCCAGCTGGCCGACCAGCGGGCGGCCCTGCGGGAGCTGACCGGCTCCGACAGCCGGACGGCCACGGCCCTGCAGGAGGCGCGCCGCCGGGCCGAGACCCTGGGGATCCTGGGCGGCACGCTGCCGGCGCAGGGACCCGGACTGACCCTCATTGTCCGGGACCCCTCGGACGAGGTCGGGGTCTCCGACATCATCGACATCGTCCAGGAACTGCGTGGCGCCGGCGCCGAGACGATGCAGATCGACGGCGTCCGCATCGGGCTGTCCAGCGCCGTCACGGGGCGGCCCGGTGCGCTCCGGGTCGACGGCACACCGCTGCGGGCGCCCTACGAGTTCGTCGTCCTGGGGGAGCCGCAGAACATGGAGACGGCCATGTTCATCCCCGGCGGCATCGTCCAGAGCATCGAGCGGGTGGGCGGCACCGTGGAGATCACCCAGTCGCCCGCGCTGGTCGTGGACGCGTTGCGGCCGCTTGACCGCCCTCAATACGCTGCGCCCGACACCGGCGACTGATCGAGGACCTCCCTGCCCCACCGCTCGCACGCTCGCGGCGGCCCCTGCAGGCAGGCCGTAGCACCCATTGGAGACGCATCACATGGCAACACCGGACGACCGCCGCTACACCGACCAGCACGAGTGGGCGCTGGTGCAGGGCACCGACGGCACGTCGCCCGTCGTCCGGGTCGGGATCACCGACCACGCCCAGGACGCGCTGGGCGACATCGTCTTCGTCCAGCTGCCCGAGGTGGGTGCGGAGGTGGCCCCCGGGACGGCCATCGGCGAGGTCGAGTCGACGAAGTCCGTCTCCGACATCTATGCCCCCGTGAAGGGCGTGGTCGCGGCGGTGAACGAGCGGCTCACCGACGCGCCGGAGACCATCAACGCCGATCCGTACGGCGCGGGCTGGCTGGTCGACATCGCGGTCCCGGTGGAGGTCGGCGACCCGATCGGCCTGCTGCTCGACGCGGCCGCCTACCAGGCGCTGATCGAGGGCTCGTAGCCGGGGCCGCCGGGAGGCTGCTCCCGGCGTCGCTCACTATGATCGCGCTGGTACCGGGAACGGCGGAGGACCTGCGGAGAAACCGCCCGCCCCGGCTCCGCCCGTCCGGTTGACCCTCGGGCCGACCGGCTGGTTCCATGACCCACGGTCCGCCGCCCTCCCGCGGCGGTCGTCCCACGGCGGGCCGTCCGGCCCACCGTCCGCCGGCCGCCCGCGGCCCGTTCGAGGCCCCGCGGCGGGCCCCTCGTACCGGAGGAGACGCAACGTGCACTGCACTCGATGTGGCCACGAGAACCCCGAGGGCAGTCGCTTCTGCGCGCAGTGCGGTGCGGCGCTCGCCCCCGAGCGGATCGGCGAGGCGACCAGCGTGATCCCCAAGGTCGGTGGCGAGGACTCCGGCGACCAGCCGGAGGTCACCGACGGCGCGGATGCACACGCCGGCGCCGTCGAGTCGCTGCCGGCGGGTTCGGCGCTCCTGGTGGTCAAGCGCGGCCCCAACGCGGGCAGCCGCTTCCTGCTCGACCAGGACGTCACGACGGCCGGCCGGCACCCCGACAGCGACATCTTCCTCGACGACGTGACGGTCAGCCGCCGGCACGTCGAGTTCCACCGCGAGGGCGGCGGTTTCTCGGTGCACGACGTCGGCAGCCTGAACGGCACCTACGTCAACCGTGAGCCCGTCGACGTCGCCACCCTGGCCGGTGGGGACGAGGTGCAGATCGGCAAGTTCCGGCTCGTGTACCTGACCGGCCCGCGCACGGGCGAGCCGGCCGCTCGCTAGTGCACCGTCCGGCGATCTTCCGCAGGTCGGGACCGCGGCCCGGGATCCCGCGACGGGGTCCCGGCGGGGAAGGGGCGTGACCGCCGTGCCCGAGCGCGAGCGTGCGCTCGGGGACGCCGGCGACCAGCACGCGCCACGCCTGACCATCGGCGAGGTGCTGGCTGTTCTTCGCGACGACTTCCCCGACGTGACGATCAGCAAGATCCGCTACCTGGAGTCCGAGGACCTGGTCCACCCGCAGCGGACCCCGTCGGGGTACCGCAAGTTCTCGCGGGCCGACGTCAGCCGGCTGCGATACGTGCTCACCGCCCAGCGGGACCACTACCTGCCGCTGCGGGTGATCAAGGACCACCTCGATGCGCTCGACCGGGGGGAGCCGCTGCCCGGGTCCACCAGCGGGTCGGCGCCCCTGCCGCCGGCGTCCACGGACGAGGGCTCCGCGGCCCCGCTGACCGCGGAGCAGTTCGCCCGGGCTGCGGGCCTCGAGCCGGACCAGCTGGCCGACTGCGTGCAGTTCGGGCTGCTGTCCACCGACGCGCAGGGCCGGCACCCGGCCACCGACCTGCCGATCGCACGTGCCGCGGCGGGCCTCGCCCGGCACGGCATC encodes the following:
- a CDS encoding DUF881 domain-containing protein; this encodes MTDAERSDAPAPADDAVGGAPPGEPPATATVRRRGRDPLAAALIGVLTLLLGFALAVQVRNADEAQMLAGAREEDLVRILDELDSREDRLRSQLADQRAALRELTGSDSRTATALQEARRRAETLGILGGTLPAQGPGLTLIVRDPSDEVGVSDIIDIVQELRGAGAETMQIDGVRIGLSSAVTGRPGALRVDGTPLRAPYEFVVLGEPQNMETAMFIPGGIVQSIERVGGTVEITQSPALVVDALRPLDRPQYAAPDTGD
- a CDS encoding DUF881 domain-containing protein, yielding MTGRRPAGGVRSLGASLLDDVLAETLDPAYAQAAAARDARGEPPRRRRGRVLIALTMAVAGLLAAVTYDQAADRAQGRQEIRAALVRDIQQASSVSDELVDQLAEFRTEVSRTSDELLDATVVGQRARDALARAEQGTAAVAVTGPGLLVTLANAEAEADDDLVGGGSAVVDPLGRVQDGDLQRVVNALWAAGAEAISINGQRLGPTSAIRFAGEAVLVNFRPVTDPYEISAVGDPDELANAFLLNPQVQALAEDSLNFGLRFDFAKEDELSLPAASPPELRSAEPVGPRAATGADPTPGG
- a CDS encoding small basic family protein, with protein sequence MIPILGLAAGVLLGLLFDPTVPLWLQPYLPIAVVAALDAVFGGFRARLDGIFDAKVFVISFVSNVVVAALIVFLGDQLGVGAQLSTAVVVVLGIRIFGNAAAIRRHVFRA
- a CDS encoding MerR family transcriptional regulator yields the protein MTAVPERERALGDAGDQHAPRLTIGEVLAVLRDDFPDVTISKIRYLESEDLVHPQRTPSGYRKFSRADVSRLRYVLTAQRDHYLPLRVIKDHLDALDRGEPLPGSTSGSAPLPPASTDEGSAAPLTAEQFARAAGLEPDQLADCVQFGLLSTDAQGRHPATDLPIARAAAGLARHGIEPRHLRVYRSAVEREAGLVEQLVAPVLRARSDEARTRATEKLAELAALSAQLHTALLETRLRDFLRP
- the gcvH gene encoding glycine cleavage system protein GcvH, producing MATPDDRRYTDQHEWALVQGTDGTSPVVRVGITDHAQDALGDIVFVQLPEVGAEVAPGTAIGEVESTKSVSDIYAPVKGVVAAVNERLTDAPETINADPYGAGWLVDIAVPVEVGDPIGLLLDAAAYQALIEGS
- a CDS encoding CDP-alcohol phosphatidyltransferase family protein; amino-acid sequence: MTSSSGPSAPAPVPGAGTPPAGTGRDALPDRIWTVPNALSVLRLLGVPLFLWLLLGPEEDGWAVVVLMVSGFTDWADGKIARSMDQGSRLGVLLDPAADRLYIVSTLVALALRDVVPVWMMALLLGREVVLGVMLLVLRAHGWPPLQVHYLGKAATLLLLYAFPGLLLADGDGLLATLAAPFAWALAIWGTALYLLAGVFYVIQVVGLLAAERSAGRGRRS
- a CDS encoding FHA domain-containing protein, which encodes MHCTRCGHENPEGSRFCAQCGAALAPERIGEATSVIPKVGGEDSGDQPEVTDGADAHAGAVESLPAGSALLVVKRGPNAGSRFLLDQDVTTAGRHPDSDIFLDDVTVSRRHVEFHREGGGFSVHDVGSLNGTYVNREPVDVATLAGGDEVQIGKFRLVYLTGPRTGEPAAR